The genomic window TAGCATCTCttgaaatgacgtcagaactgcacgttgagcgtcaccatattccgtagtattgtaaatacgctaccgcggacacgcgttaattgttcaccgatggaagttttgccggaatcaacaggttttcctattgatcacatcccactggagatgcccaaaaaagatccgaacctcctagcagctctagaaatgacgtcagaactgcacgttgagcgtcaccatattccgtaggaTTGTGACCACGCTATCCCGGACACgcgttaattgttcaccgatggaggttttgccggaatgagcaggttttcctattgatcacatcccgctggaggtgcccaaaaagatccgaacctcctagcagctctagaaatgacgtcagaactgcacggtgagcgtcaccagattccgtagtattgcaaccacgctaccccggacgcgcggttaattgttcaccgatggaagttttgccggaatgagcaggttttcctattgatcacatcccactggaggtgcccaaaaagatccgaacctcctagcagctctagaaatgacgtcagaactgtacgttgagcgtcaccatattccgtagtattgtaaccacgctaccgcgaacACGCGTTAATTGTTCATTGATTTAAGTTTTGCCGCAATGAgcagatttttttctgtttatcacatcccactggaggtgcccaaaaggaTCCGAAACCTCCTAGcatctctagaaatgacgtcagaactgcacgttgagcgccaccatattccgtagtattgcaaccacgctaccgcggacgcgtgattaattgttcaccgatggaagttttgccggaatgagcaggttttcctgttgatcacatcccactggataTGCCctaaaagatccgaacctcctaacagctctagaaatgacgtcagaactgcacggtgagcgtcaccatattccgtagtactgtaaccacgctaccgcggacgcgcggttaattgttcaccgatggaagtcTCGCcgcaatgagcaggttttcttgtttatcacatcccaatAGAGCTGCCCAAAAAAGATcggaacctcctagcagctctagaaatgacgtcagaactgcacgttgagcgtcaccatattccgtagtattgtacccacgctaccgcggacgcgcgttatttgttcaccgatggaagttttgccggaatgagcaggttttcctctttttcacatcccactggaggtccccaaaaaagatccgaatctcctagcagctctagaaatgacgtcagaactgcacggtgagcgtcaccatattccataGCATTGCAACCACGCTAgcgcggacgcgcggttaattgttcaccgatcgaagttttgccggaatgagcaggttttttttcttttgatcacatcccactggaggtgcccaaaaagatccgaacctactagcagctctagaaatcaCGTCAGATTTGCACAGTGAGCctcaccatattcgtagtattgcaaccacgctaccgcggaggcgcggttaattgttcaacgatggaagttttgccggaatgagcaggttttcctgttgatcacctCCCACTGGATGTACCAAAACAGATCGAAACTCCTAGCATCTCttgaaatgacgtcagaactacacggtgagcgtcaccatattccgtagtattgtaaccacgctaccgaggacgcgcggttaattgttcaacgatggaagttttgccgcaatgagcaggttttcctctTGATCACCTCCCacttgaggtgcccaaaaagatccgaaccttctagcagctctaggaatgacgtcagaactgcacggttagcgtcatcatattccgtagtacTGTAACCACGGTACCGcagacgcgcggttaattgttcaccgatggaagtttcgccgcaatgagcaggttttcttgtttatcacatcccaatAGAGCTGCCCAAAAAAGATcggaacctcctagcagctctagaaatgacgtcataactgcacggtgatcgttaccatattccgtagtattgcaaccacgctaccgcggaggcgcggttaattgttcaccgatcaaagttttgccggaatgaacaggttttccttttcatcacatcccactggaggtgcccaaaaagatccgaaccttctagcagctctagaaatgacgtcagaactgcacggtgagcgtcaccgtattcgtagtattgtaaccacgctaccgcggacacgcgttaattgttcaccgatggaacttttgccggaatgagcaggttttcctcttgatcacatcccactggaggtgcccaaaaaagatccgaacctcctagcagctctagaaatgacgtcagaactgcacgttgagcgtcaccatattccgtaggaTTGTGACCACGCTATCGTGGACACgcgttaattgttcaccgatggaggttttgccggaatgagcaggttttcctattgatcacatcccgctggaggtgcccaaaaagatcagaacctcctagcagctctagaaatgacgtcagaactgcacggtgagcgtcaccagattccgtagtattgcaaccacgctaccgcggacgcgcggttaattgttcaccgatggaggttttgccggaatgagcaggttttcctattgatcacatcccactggaggtgcccaaaaagatccgaacctcctagcagctctagaaatgacgtcagaactgtacgttgagcgtcaccatattccgtagtattgtaaccacgctaccgcggacacgcgttaattgttcaccgatttaagttttgccgcaatgagcagatttttttctgttgatcacatcccactggaggtgcccaaatgGATCCGAAACCTCCTAGcatctctagaaatgacgtcagaactgcacggtgagcgtcaccatattccgtagtattgtacccacgctaccgcggacgcgcgttatttgttcaccgatggaagttttgccggaatgagcaggttttcctctttttcacatcccactggaggtccccaaaaaagatccgaatctcctagcagctctagaaatgacgtcagaactgcacggtgagcgtcaccatattccataGCATTGCAACCACGCTAgcgcggacgcgcggttaattgttcaccgatcgaagttttgccggaatgagcaggtttttttcttttgatcacatcccactggaggtgcccaaaaagatccgaacctactagcagctctagaaatcaCGTCAGATTTGCACGTTGAGCctcaccatattcgtagtattgcaaccacgctaccgcggaggcgcggttaattgttcaacgatggaagttttgtctGACACGAACGAGATAAGGCCGGACAAAAAGGTATTAGATAAGATATAGACGTGCCTGAACAAGGCTTCCCTATATCAAAGTACTTATTGTGTATGTAATAACTTACGGTAGAGTACGGAGGCAGATGTGCCTGAGTAAGGCTTCCCTTCTCCGTGGGGACTCTAGTTAGTCTATGTGATCGGTACATCACATACGTTGTAAgtgtattaatatcaatagCCTTGGGTCTGCTCGTGGTTTATAAGAAAGTGTCTGAGAGCCCCGAGTGTTGTACTGTACGTACATGCCTAACGTTAAATATATGCTAGGGAGTGCTCAGTAAGAAGTGAGTActcagtgagtgctcggtagaagtgagtgctcggtagcaGTGAGTACTCAGTGAAGTGAGCGCTCGGTAAAAGTGAGCACTCAGTCAAAGTGAGTGCTCACTCGGTCAATGAGTGTTGAAACTCTCTTACCCTCATATATAAAGTAATCATAGttgtataatgtgatattgCCCGGAATAAACCCCAGATAGGGAAGATTCATTTTGGTCAGGGAGCACTCATTATTTCATGTAGTATATTATTCCGttctgttaatatatatagctctctgtttaggtatatttgtatttctacTGTAGGATTACTCAGAGGAACTGAGCAatcattgtattatatttcaaCTGTATAGCTAGTTGGTacttgatgtatattacataaacacagccaggtcagctgtatatttctgtatatttttgcaCTGAGGACTCGAGTAAAACTAATTATATGTTAGACAATATGGATCATCAGTAGTGACTGATACGGACCCTGTAAACGTCACACTGTCAGGCGgcttggattggaattaaatgtgtatatttcggcaagtaagcatcgtacaatgttcccgtgtggtcagatcatctagtTTTTTCAATacgtattcagaacagttgttatttagtcgctacggttattaacataaaatcggattattatataaatacttatctAATTATTCTTAACACTTCATGTAAACACTTTCATTCAAAAATGAACTCGGATAGAACGTTCATATTTTAGTATATGATAGAGATGTGGGAGCTGCAGTTCACGTTAACATTTTGGTGATCATtatttcaaaggtcaaggtcacaggtcaaaacacagatttttgtTTGAACGACCATAACTTCATACACGATCGTTCTATTTCGTGCACGCTCAGTGCGTCATGTAGATCGTTGTCAGGGCTAACTTTTTTCCATGCCATGTTATCAGAAAAAGAGTCAAGGTCACGATCTCGCTATGGGTTGAAGGTaaggtcaaaaataaaattctctAATCGAGTAAAGTCGACCATGTCAAACGAAAGGGCATGGACCAACGAGTCGAAAGGTGAAAAAATTTTAGCGATCGGATGAAAATGACGGAGATATAGCACTTTGAAAAATTCAAAGTTGTTCCCCCCAAAAATCAAAAATCGGGCAAAAATGCACTTTAAATGCTTCTTCTCCGTCATCAATACACCTACAGACTTGATTTTTGGCACAACAATAGCATTTAAGAATGGCTACAAAACTTATCACTTTTCATtggccttgacctacattcaaggtcaaataatcaagaaaaacattttttttttaattctttcgGATCCGGTTTTTTCTTCCGTTGATTTTTTCCTTTAGAAATTATCCCTTATTGTAGTTCGTATTAGAGGCTAACTTTTCTCTGAAACATGATacatatcagaaaatatgtcaaggtcaagatcTAAGcatgaggtcaaatcaaggtcaaaaattgaaaaacaaaattgagttgattttttaagtttattttgaaGTGCATGATCAATGAAGGGGAActgtgcaagttttatggtcgtgcgataaaaaatagcgtagaaatggcactttgaaaaatgttcgttttcctgccaaaattcaaatttgtcccaaaaatgcacttaatttcCTTTTACTCCTATATCTTTATACATACAGATTAGATTTTTGGTACAGTGATAGCTTGGACAAAGGGCTACAAACTTAATtgcttttcattgatgttgaccttcgctcaaggtcacaaaggtcaaatgatcaaaaatcgaaaatttcaaattcttttaagaaaatgtttattttgatccCCTATAGAAGCAAATGCTCTTTTGAAGATATATGCAATGTTTCAAGATCAAATCATAAAAAACCCCGAAGATAATGGTatggtatacacgatacacagtAAGGTATACACGATAAACAGTTCAGGATGCACGATATTTTTACGGGATACACAATATACGATACAGTTAACACAAAACACGACGGGATTCACGATACGTtatacgggatacacgatatatggttcagtaaacacgatacacgGTATGACAAACACGatcacgatacaaggtacgagatacacgattcacggttcagttaacacgatacaaggtacgggatacgGTATACACGCTATGAAATACACGATACGGGATAGACGATAAATGTAACCGGATACACCATACaatacgggatacacgatacatggatCAGGATTCACAATACAGTAAAGACGGTAAGAGATACAtaattcacagtacagtaaacacgatacaaggtacgagatgcacgattcactgttcagtaaacacgatacaaggtacgagatacacaattcaaTACAGTAAACTCGACACAAGGTACGAgatatagaggttccccaacgagtggatattgtttatcatttttattcaactcgagttagttaattttctaattttgaaaagacacgagctttagcgagtgtcttttgaaaattagaaaattaactaacgagagttggataaaaatgataaacaatcgtcacgagtaggggaacttgtttatcccataacttcttagtagcaactaaattccgtgaaccaaatcactaccTGACAAAATATATGTCGTTTTAaacgaaagcttatcatctCATATcctctgtactatatttgtaaatgataaaacttgtttatcccataacttcttagtagcaactaaattccgtgaaccaaatcactaccTGACAAAATATATGTCGTTTTAaacgaaagcttatcatctCATATcctctgtactatatttgtaaatgatattattttacaaaacgaaatattagTTTGAAAGTCATTGTGTCGGAgtaatttattaataggtaacttgtttaaataactCCGCTCAAAATATTCGAAGACGACACCAGCATCGCGAAGTCGAACGTCACCGCTgtcattgtcagattcaattatcggtcctttcctggatttcgtaggtaCGCTATTATTGGTTATTATGATgtaaaatgttcattctgatatttattcattcaagacatcgtgcatttcaacaagggatttccatttcggatggaaatccctattgttattgttatgttttttcttattagggatttccatttcggattGTTACACAACACCCACGACAATCAACacattaatatatgtttttccACAGTCGTCTTTACTAGCGTTTAGTACAAGGTGTGTAACCGAGCCAACCCTCGTCTATGACTGCCCAAACTTAGCTCTACCGTTTGTTTTTACTGTTCCTATCAGATTAATTACTTATAAAAATTTGGTGTCCTGGGAAGGTCAACTCTGAGGTACACTGGTCCGTAGCACATGCCACATCAATTTGATAAGGCCCCTTACTTCTCCAGCATACACTAATTAGATGTCAACAGACCCCACCGGTTATCTATTGATATGTAACGGTTGCGTGCCTACAGTCCGTTACCAAGTTCAATCTTGGacccaatatatatctaactgttgtaagaaaacataaacattgccgacaatatatacaaaacaatggcTAGTCTACCTGacttcaatatatatgtaacaagtACCTAATTTACGCCGCGACACACGTACACCGTGACTGCGTACACCCTATACCGCAACACTATGTGATCACGACAACTTGACCGCGACACACGTACACCGTGACTGCGTACCTTTACCGAGACACCCTTTGACCAAGTCACCCTTTACCAAAACACGGCAAACACTTGTCTCGGTACCTGTCACAGTCACCGTAACACAGTACGTCGCCCTGTACTATGATACCCTGTAACGATACGTGATACTGGTACAACAGTGCAACTCTAACTTATGCAGCTAGGCCCAAACTTATTCAGCTCGGTCACTGTTTACCTTTATTTACCTTTTTGTAACGCTGAGTGTTCCTTCATCCGAGCAAGCTGGAGAACAACCGAACAACTGCCTTGCCCGTCTGATGGAGCCTCTATTTATACCCTCGGCCAGGATggaatcaaccaatcagaatcgctcttacaaacacatatatattcaaGGACTTGAGCAAGACTATACAGCTACAGATCGTTTATtaatcacaatatttacattcattcgTTTCATTACCCACGCCTCTGATTCAATGCGTCCCGCATTGCACATTAATCaaaacatcaatttttttttttttttttttccatatacTTCAAATGTGAACATCAGACACAAAAATAGTTTATGTACTGTCTTAATCGAACCATTCCTCTTCTTCAACTCTCACCACCGACTTCCCATTCTCCATATACGTGGATGTTGTCTTTACGGTTCGTCTGTGACTGAAAAGGTTCGTTTGTACGGCCGCGTCCACAAAAGTTTTAATGTTACCCAACTGGGTCCCGAACTCCCTGGTCTGCACCTCCTGCTCCCGTGCACTACCTGTGACGGATGTAGCAGCACTATCTGAGACACGTTCAGAGTTCTTATGAATGCTTGGCTGTCTTGGTGTATATACCGGCTGTGGGCGGCACGGCTTTCTGATAGTGACCATCTCACCTTGCTTGGATATCTTGGATGGAGGTTCAGGTTCATCTTCAGACACATACCCCAGTATGTCTAGCACACTCCCTGGATCCTGTTCATCCAGTTCATTGCATATTGGATGTTTCCTTTCCACATGTCTTTTCAGACATACATTCTTCTCTGTGACAAAGTTGCATTGGTCGCATTCAAACTTTTTCTTATCTCTTGCATTTGTACCGCACTTCACTAAATGAGCTGTCCATTCCTCATTAGAAGGGAGTCTCTCCGAGCACAGTGGACACACTAAACCTGGCTTCCTAGGAGTTGTCTTAACTTGAGGCATCTTCCTGCAACACATAAATGAACATAATCATTTTCTTTATGTTAAAGCACATAGTCAGTCATCGAGACTGGTCTTCTCCTGACACGACCTTTCGTGCTTTCTGGAAGATCTGGAATATAATCAACATCCAACTATACTGTGGTACCGTCAGCTTCGATAACATCTGGCCCTGCTGGAGTCTCACTTTCACCCTTCAGAATCTGTGCTTGACATCTGCGCATTCTATCAACGTGTATGACATGTTCCTTCTCAGTTTCATCACTGATAACTTTGTAGATAACATCAGACACCTTATCAATTATCCTGAATGGACCCTGCCAAAAACTCATCAACTTTGGCGTCCTACCAACTTTCCTTTGAGGGAAAAACACATAAACCAACTCTCCTTTCTCATAATGATCCCATTTCAGTTTCAGGTCATGATAGTGTTTTTGCCTTAACATTGCCCCTTCTAGGTTTTCTCTAGCCACCCTATGAGCGGTTACTAGTCTATCTCTAAGTTCCCAAGCCCATTGACTATGGAAGACTGGTTTGGATTcactagggacatcataaaaCAAATCTACCGGAGTTGAAACCTCTCTGCCTAACATAAGCATATTTGGCGTAAACCCTGTGCTTTCCTGCTCAGTAGACCGGTATGCCATCATTACGTATGGCAAATGCTCATCCCAGTCATCCTGGCAATCATGGACATACTCGCTAAGCATGCTTGCAAGAGTACGGTTGAATCTCTCGACCATACCATCCGATTTCGGGTGATATGGAGTAGTTCTTGTTTTCTTGATGCCAAGTAGCAGACACATTTCATGGAAGAGTCTGCTTTCATATTGTCGGCCCTGGTCAGAGTGAATAGTGTTTGGTACACCAAAACGGACAATAACCTCCTCCACGATCAGCTAAGCAACTGTAGAAGCTTCCATATTTGGCATGGCAAATGCTTCGGTCCACTTAGAGAAGTAGTTACTGACCACTAAAATGTATCTGTTACCGTTTCTTGATTCCGGTAAGGGTCCGAGTATGTCGGTAGCTAGTCTCTCCATAGGATATGCGGTAGGCTCTATTTGCATAGGTGCTCGCCGTTTCGCACATTCCGTCCTGCATGTACAATGTTTGCATCCTGCAATGTATTGACGTACGTCTCTTTGTAAGCCAGGCCAATAGAACCTCTGTCTCACACGGCTTAGAGTTTTGTGTACTCCCAAATGTCCACTAGTCCTCGAATCGTGACACATCTCCAGGATGTTTCGTCTCTCTCCGTATGGTATGACTACTTGACACTTTTTCTGCTTGGACTGGTTTACCCAACGCCTGCATAACAATCCATTCTCAATAGTTAATTGATCCCATTGGGCGACAAGTGACCTCACCACGGTGCTTCGACGCCTCACGGAATCCGAATTGGGCTTGATCCCATTTTTCACCCAATCGGCAACGAGTTTCACGTCACTATCAGCCAATTGCTGTTTCTGCAGTGCGTTTGTTTCATCCTCTTGTTTGTCAACCGCAATATTTGGTTTGTCATCTTTCTGGGCTGTTCGCACGAGAACTTGTTTTCCCTCCTGGTCGCGTTCCCAATCTTCATAGAATCCGCATTGGTGACACGGAATTCGGCTCATAGCGTCAGCGTTTTGATGTAGCTTTCCAGCTCTGTGCTGAATATCTAAGTCATATGTTGAAATGACCTCGAGCCAACGTGCTAATTGTCCTTCTGGCTCTTTAAATCTCATCAGCCACTTCAGCGCACTATGATCCGTTCGTACTAGGCACTTGTGTTTGTACAGGTATGGACGGTACTGATTAATACAGTATACCATTGCTAATAACTCCTTCCGTGTCACGCAGTATTTCCTCTCACTCTTGCTAAGTGCCCTACTACTGTAAGCTATAACATGTTCTTTACCATCAATGCACTGTGACAACACTCCACCAACAGCAAACTGACTTGCGTCTGTGTCCAAGATGAATGGTTTTGTGAAATCTGGATACGCTAGGATTGGTGCTGTGGTCAAGCATTTGTTAAGTCTGTCGAATGCATCTTGACACCCTTCTGTCCATGTGAAAGCTGTCCCTTTTTCCGTCAGCTGGTGTAAGGGTTTGGCTATCTCAGCAAACTTGTGAATGAAACGCCTATAATAACTACAGAGTCCTAGAAATGATCTGACATCCGTTTGTGTCACAGGAAGTGGCCATTCCCTTACTGCTTTTACCTTCTCTGGGTCTGTTGATATACCATCTGCTGAAACAATGTAACCGAGAAATAACACTTGTTTACGAAATAAATGGCATTTCTTCGCCTTGGGTTTCAATCCTGCCTTGGTCAATCTGTTGAAAACCTTTTCTAAATTAGCGATTGCTTCACCAAACGTTTTCCCTAggacaatgacgtcatcaatgtacaccaAGCATATCTCCCAATTCAGCTGGGCCAGCACTGTCTCCATCAGCCGTTCAAATGTTGCCGGACTATTACAAAGCCCGAAAGGCATAACATTGAAATGGTAAAATCCGCTTCTGGTGACAAATGCCGTCTTTTGCTTATCAGTCTCGTCCATCTCCACTTGCCAGTATCCCGAAAACAAATCCAATGTCGAGAACCACTTTGCTCCCGACAGTCTGTCCAATGATTCACCAATTCGGGGCAAAGGGTACGCATCCTTGACTGTCACTTTATTTAAGGCACGGTAGTCCACACAGAACCTAAGACTTCCGTCCTTTTTCTGCACCAACACAACACCCGATGCCCATGGACTAGACGATGGCTCTATTATTCCTCTGTCGAGCATACTTTGCACTTGTTGATCCACTTCCTCTGCTGCGTGGTGGGGAAACCGTCGTGGAGGTTGTTTAATAGGCTTCGCATTCTGAGTATCTATTTTATGCTTGACCATGTCCGTTCGTCCCAAATCATCATCAGATTTAGCAAATAGATCCTGTGTCCTCAACAAAAGCTGTCTGACCTGTTTTGCCTGTTCCGGTGTAAGCTCCTCTTTAGCTTCTTCATAAAGCTGTACGAGATGGTCCGGTAACTCTTGATACTTTTGTCCAATTTCAGACTCATCATTGTCCAGTACCTTATCAACTGGGCTAATTCGTCCGACATGTGTATGACGGTACACTTTCACCGTTTGATCCGATGGGTTGAGTAGCCGTAAAGGAACCGTTTCACCTGCATTGACAATGGTCCTTGCAACCAGAGCCTGTCCTTTCTTCATGAACCTCTCACTTGACTCCATGATAAATGTGTCGTCTGGGAGTTGTTCGCTGTCTGGAACTTGTACAATTCCCTCACAAATTACCTCTGATCTCGGAGCTATACTTAGTGTTTCTTTCATGCTAACCCGGTAACATCCCAGTGTTCCCTGCCAAGTCAATGTGCTGTCCTTCTGACCAATCCTCATTTTTCCTTGAGCACAGTCGATAACACTTCTGCTTTCCTTCAGGAAGTCTAAGCCTATAATTCCATCTAGCTTCATATCAACTACTACTGCCATACACTCACAGCTGTAAGAGTCTATAGTTATCTGGAAACGTCCTTTACCCACTGTAGCCATGGGCAAGTCATTGGCTCCAAGTATATCTCGTGTCATGGGCTGAAGCTTTACTTTCTGTTTACTATCAATGTCCCGGAATATCTGTTTTGACACCAATGACACAGTAGCGCCTGTATCTATCAGAAACTTCGCCTGGACTCCATTGATATCCAAGTGTACAAAAAGCCCCGACTCAGCACCACTGTATTCCTGTACACATTTTAAGTGTCTGGCGTTTGAGGTGTCATCGTTCGTATTCTTAGCCAAAGTTGCTAGATATTTGCGACATTTCCTCTTCATATGACCAAATTCCTTACAAAAGtaacactgtacattgtaccttcCCTTTTGTGAGTCATCGGGAGTGCCGTCCGATTCCTTTGTTTGCTTCCTCGTTGTGTCTGTTTTACTACATGCTTTTAAGTCATGCATATCTTTCTCTAGTTTCTTGATCGATTTCTGTAACGACCCAAGCATACTAGTAAGGTTCTCTATAGCCTCATCTCCGTGATTGGGATTATGATCAGGGTCTACACCCGAGGCAGATctaacatatttcatttcatccCGTCTATCCCTTTCCACCTTACAGAACGACTCTATCTCGACAGCTAAACCAACAGCCTCATTCAGTGACTTTGGTCTGGACTGTTTTATTCTCAGTCGCATATCGCCATCGGGTAGGGCATCAATGAAATTATCCTTAGCCATCATCTCTACTACATCTCGAGAAACCGTAGGGTAAGCCAGATATGTCAGTCTTTTAATTCCTTCACCTAGCTCAGGAATTGTCTCTGATGGTCCCAATCTCTTCTGTTTCAACATCGAACGATATAGCTCTGTTTGGTTTTTCGGAGCAAATAGCGCCTCCAGTGCTGATGTTAACGAGGTATATTGACACGGTTTGTCTTTTGACATGTTACCTAATACAGTCTGTGCGTGACCCCTTAATGACGCTGCGAGATATAACCCTTTTTGTGACTCCGTCCAGTGGTTGATACTGCTACAAGCTTCAAAATGTGCCTGATAATCCAACCAAGAACCCGTTCCATCGTATGTCGCTGGCTTCATGTAATTAGTCATGGGTTTCGGTCTAATCTCAGCTTCGTCACGTATTTCCTTTTCATGGT from Pecten maximus unplaced genomic scaffold, xPecMax1.1, whole genome shotgun sequence includes these protein-coding regions:
- the LOC117318897 gene encoding uncharacterized protein LOC117318897, which codes for MPQVKTTPRKPGLVCPLCSERLPSNEEWTAHLVKCGTNARDKKKFECDQCNFVTEKNVCLKRHVERKHPICNELDEQDPGSVLDILGYVSEDEPEPPSKISKQGEMVTIRKPCRPQPVYTPRQPSIHKNSERVSDSAATSVTGSAREQEVQTREFGTQLGNIKTFVDAAVQTNLFSHRRTVKTTSTYMENGKSVVRVEEEEWFD